A portion of the Adhaeribacter radiodurans genome contains these proteins:
- the hpf gene encoding ribosome hibernation-promoting factor, HPF/YfiA family, with translation MKLQINAVNFDARTQLQDFVQQKVNKLETFYDRIIEGEVFLKLDNNNQIANKIVEIKLFVPGSTLFTKEEADSFETATDKALDSMTRQLKKYKDKITTH, from the coding sequence ATGAAATTACAAATCAATGCTGTCAATTTTGATGCACGTACGCAATTACAAGACTTTGTTCAACAGAAAGTAAATAAATTAGAAACATTCTACGACCGCATCATTGAAGGCGAAGTTTTTCTGAAGTTAGATAATAATAACCAGATTGCGAATAAGATTGTAGAGATAAAACTTTTTGTGCCGGGCAGCACTTTATTTACTAAAGAAGAAGCCGATTCTTTTGAAACGGCTACCGATAAAGCATTGGACTCAATGACCCGACAGCTAAAAAAATATAAAGACAAAATAACCACTCATTAA
- a CDS encoding tyrosine-type recombinase/integrase, with protein MELFFKYLEYEKRYSPHTLLSYKTDLGQFADYLQATYQITDAAEADFHIIRSWLVSLVQKDLDSRTINRKIACLRSYYKFLLREERITKNPTLRIKPPKTAKKLPAFVPEEAFNALLDSFSFEDSFAGYRDKLILEFLYGTGMRLAELIGITHSDLNLPARTVKVLGKGNKERLIPLNDSLLACLTTYLEKKKIEFPDNPTNRLLVTNKLLPLYPKFVYRTVKNYIGMITTSGHTHPHVLRHSFATHLLNKGADLNAIKDLLGHASLAATQVYTHTSIEKLKSIFDKAHPKA; from the coding sequence ATGGAATTATTTTTTAAATACCTTGAGTACGAGAAGCGGTACAGCCCGCATACCCTTCTTTCTTATAAAACAGATTTAGGTCAGTTTGCCGATTATTTGCAAGCTACCTACCAAATTACGGATGCCGCTGAGGCAGATTTTCATATTATCCGTTCCTGGTTGGTGAGCTTGGTTCAGAAAGACCTCGACTCCCGCACCATTAACCGTAAAATTGCCTGTTTGCGCTCTTATTACAAATTTCTACTCCGCGAAGAGCGAATTACTAAAAATCCAACCCTACGGATTAAACCGCCTAAAACAGCAAAAAAATTGCCGGCTTTTGTACCAGAAGAAGCTTTTAACGCTTTGTTAGATTCTTTTTCGTTCGAAGATTCTTTTGCCGGCTATCGCGATAAGTTAATTCTGGAGTTTCTGTACGGTACGGGCATGCGCTTGGCCGAATTAATTGGGATTACTCATTCTGATTTAAACCTACCCGCCCGAACTGTAAAAGTTTTGGGTAAAGGCAATAAAGAACGGTTAATACCCCTGAATGATTCTTTGCTAGCTTGCCTGACAACCTACCTGGAAAAGAAAAAAATTGAGTTCCCGGATAACCCTACCAACAGGCTGCTCGTTACTAATAAACTGTTGCCGCTTTATCCAAAATTTGTGTATAGAACCGTAAAAAATTATATTGGCATGATTACAACTTCCGGCCATACGCATCCGCATGTGCTACGACATTCTTTTGCAACGCATTTGCTAAATAAAGGAGCCGATTTAAATGCCATTAAAGATTTATTAGGTCATGCCAGTTTAGCCGCTACGCAGGTGTATACCCATACTAGCATCGAAAAACTGAAATCAATTTTTGATAAGGCTCACCCTAAAGCTTAA
- the rpsU gene encoding 30S ribosomal protein S21 — MIIVNVKDNESVDRALKRFKKKFEKTGVLKELRARTYFEKPSVSKKRQKERAVYKQQLFVNENY; from the coding sequence ATGATCATTGTAAACGTAAAAGATAACGAATCAGTAGACAGAGCTCTTAAAAGATTTAAAAAGAAATTTGAGAAAACCGGAGTATTAAAAGAATTACGGGCTAGAACCTATTTCGAAAAACCTTCTGTTAGCAAAAAGAGACAAAAAGAAAGAGCTGTTTACAAACAACAACTTTTTGTGAACGAAAATTACTAA
- a CDS encoding GNAT family N-acetyltransferase — MHDEYVQGAFTISTNPAKLQVEVIHRYLTEDSYWAQNISRALVEKSIQHSFNFGVYYHQEQVGFARVVTDYATFALLCDVFILPAYRGKGLSKWLVSVIVAHPELQGLRRFSLYTKDAHSLYATYGFQQIADPTRAMEIKNSNPYQS, encoded by the coding sequence ATGCACGACGAATACGTTCAGGGTGCTTTTACCATTTCCACGAACCCTGCTAAACTACAAGTAGAAGTTATTCATCGGTATTTAACGGAGGATTCTTACTGGGCACAGAATATTTCACGAGCACTCGTGGAAAAATCTATCCAGCACTCTTTTAATTTCGGCGTATACTATCACCAAGAGCAAGTAGGTTTTGCCCGGGTAGTTACGGATTACGCTACATTTGCCTTGCTTTGCGATGTATTTATTTTGCCGGCTTACCGTGGTAAAGGTTTATCGAAATGGTTAGTTAGTGTAATTGTAGCACACCCGGAACTACAGGGCTTGCGGCGTTTTTCGTTGTATACCAAAGATGCCCATTCTTTATACGCAACTTACGGTTTTCAGCAAATTGCTGATCCAACCCGCGCCATGGAAATTAAGAATTCTAATCCTTACCAAAGTTAA
- the metK gene encoding methionine adenosyltransferase yields MAYLFTSESVSEGHPDKVADQISDALLDEFLKQDPQSKVACETLVTTGLVVLSGEVKTRAYVDVQKVARDVIKNIGYTKSEYKFDSEACGVISAIHEQSGDINQGVERANPEDQGAGDQGMMFGYATNETDTYMPLALELSHLLLKELSAIRKEGKEMTYLRPDAKSQVTIKYSDNHTPEKIDTIVISTQHDDFASEEEMLQTIKKDVLNILIPRVKSILPTRTADLFVEDITYHINPTGKFVIGGPHGDTGLTGRKIIVDTYGGKGAHGGGAFSGKDSSKVDRSAAYATRHIAKNLVAAGVADQVLVQVAYAIGVAEPVGVYVTTYGSTKVKDAQGNTMSDGEISEKVSQLFDMRPYGIVKRFGLQNPIFSETAAYGHMGRPSGTKKVEVQVNGKVEVREFETFTWEKLDYVDQIKAAFSL; encoded by the coding sequence ATGGCTTATTTATTTACTTCGGAGTCTGTTTCAGAAGGACATCCTGATAAAGTTGCCGATCAAATTTCCGATGCCCTGCTCGACGAATTCTTAAAACAAGATCCGCAGTCGAAAGTAGCTTGCGAAACTTTGGTAACAACGGGTTTAGTAGTATTAAGCGGCGAGGTGAAAACCCGGGCGTACGTAGACGTGCAAAAAGTAGCCCGCGACGTTATCAAGAACATTGGATACACCAAATCTGAATATAAATTTGATTCCGAAGCTTGCGGTGTTATTTCTGCCATTCACGAGCAATCCGGAGATATAAACCAGGGCGTAGAACGGGCTAACCCGGAAGATCAGGGTGCCGGCGACCAGGGAATGATGTTTGGATATGCTACCAACGAAACGGACACTTATATGCCGTTAGCGCTGGAACTATCGCATTTACTTTTAAAAGAACTATCGGCCATCCGGAAAGAAGGAAAAGAGATGACTTACCTTCGGCCAGATGCTAAATCGCAGGTAACTATCAAATACAGCGATAATCATACGCCGGAAAAAATTGACACTATTGTTATTTCAACGCAGCACGACGATTTTGCCAGCGAAGAAGAAATGTTGCAGACTATTAAAAAGGATGTGCTGAATATTTTAATTCCTCGGGTTAAATCTATTTTACCAACTCGTACAGCGGATCTGTTCGTAGAAGATATTACCTACCATATTAACCCAACCGGTAAATTCGTAATTGGTGGCCCGCATGGCGATACCGGTCTAACCGGCCGTAAAATTATAGTAGATACGTACGGAGGCAAAGGCGCCCACGGAGGCGGGGCTTTCTCGGGTAAAGATTCGTCTAAAGTGGATCGTTCGGCAGCTTATGCTACCCGGCATATTGCTAAAAACTTGGTTGCTGCGGGTGTGGCTGACCAAGTATTGGTACAGGTGGCGTATGCAATTGGAGTAGCCGAACCCGTTGGCGTTTATGTAACTACTTACGGTTCTACTAAAGTAAAAGACGCCCAGGGGAATACTATGAGTGACGGTGAGATTTCTGAAAAGGTGAGCCAATTATTTGATATGCGGCCTTACGGTATTGTAAAACGATTTGGTCTGCAAAACCCTATTTTCTCTGAAACCGCTGCTTACGGCCACATGGGCCGGCCTTCCGGTACTAAAAAAGTAGAAGTTCAGGTTAATGGTAAAGTAGAAGTACGCGAGTTTGAAACATTTACCTGGGAAAAGCTTGATTACGTAGATCAAATAAAGGCTGCCTTCAGCCTCTAA
- a CDS encoding prolyl oligopeptidase family serine peptidase: MLFFHTVSTPLQKVSLIFVLILVFALPINSFAQNGTSKLTIEKIMQGTGFTGTPPSNISWSEDGSRIYFNWNPEKAKKDSLYVVDAAGKGIRKVSRPERENLSTQNGQYNRAFTRKVYEKDGDIYLYESKTNKNRQLTKTLELETNPVFSGDEQQVIFTQNSNLFALHLTTGQLAQITHFIKGTKKAEDKNSQEKWLEQQQLALFDIVKKRTEEKKSQELEKQKILRKQPKEIFTGEKWVDNAVLSPNGKFVTYNLVLRPTNAEKTNVPNYVTSSGFTEDIPSRTKVGAPLAASEMGLYDIEKDTTYQIYFKDIKGITDQPAFLKKTDKSQPPRPVVFYGPFCSDNGKNAVLVLRSLDNKDRWLVQFNPITRNLKVLERQHDEAWINGPGIGYEAGDLGWLPDNETIWFQSEETGYSHLYTINTRTNQKKALTKGKYEVSAVRLARDKKSWYFQANKVHPGELHFYRLPLNGGDPEQLTSGVGNHEVTLSPDEKTLAIRYSYTNKPWELYVMPNRKGAKPFQITHSLTEEFKAYPWRDPEVTSFKARDGAEVFARIYRPAAAISNGPAVVFVHGAGYLQNAHKWWSQYFREYMFHNFLADQGYTVMDIDYRGSAGYGRDVRTGIYQFMGGKDLTDQVDGAGYLIEKYGVNPKKIGIYGGSYGGFITLMALFTQPDVFAAGAALRSVTDWAHYNHEYTSNILNEPFTDSIAYVKSSPIYHAAGLKGALLMCHGLVDTNVHFQDIIRLTQRLIELKKENWELAVYPVEDHAFTEPSSWTDEYKRIFKLFEANLK; the protein is encoded by the coding sequence ATGCTTTTCTTCCATACTGTTAGTACCCCGTTACAAAAAGTAAGTTTAATTTTTGTTCTGATACTAGTCTTTGCTTTGCCGATTAACAGCTTTGCCCAGAATGGTACATCTAAACTTACTATTGAAAAAATTATGCAGGGAACTGGTTTTACTGGCACCCCGCCAAGTAATATTTCATGGTCCGAAGATGGTAGCCGCATTTATTTCAACTGGAATCCGGAAAAAGCAAAAAAAGATTCACTCTATGTAGTGGATGCAGCGGGTAAAGGCATCCGCAAGGTTAGCCGCCCGGAAAGAGAAAACTTATCCACTCAGAATGGCCAGTATAACCGGGCATTTACCCGAAAAGTGTACGAAAAAGATGGCGATATTTACCTGTACGAAAGTAAAACCAATAAAAACCGGCAACTTACCAAAACTCTGGAATTAGAAACCAATCCGGTTTTTAGCGGTGATGAACAGCAGGTAATTTTTACGCAAAATTCAAATTTGTTTGCGTTGCATCTAACTACAGGTCAACTCGCGCAAATAACTCATTTTATAAAAGGCACAAAAAAAGCAGAAGATAAAAATAGCCAGGAAAAATGGCTGGAGCAGCAGCAGTTGGCTTTATTTGATATTGTAAAAAAACGTACCGAAGAGAAGAAAAGTCAAGAGCTGGAAAAACAAAAGATTCTAAGAAAACAGCCAAAAGAAATATTTACCGGCGAAAAATGGGTAGATAATGCTGTTCTCAGCCCTAATGGAAAATTCGTAACGTATAATTTAGTGCTTCGCCCAACCAATGCCGAAAAAACGAATGTTCCTAATTACGTTACCAGTTCCGGCTTTACCGAAGATATTCCTTCCCGAACCAAAGTGGGAGCACCATTAGCTGCTTCGGAGATGGGTTTGTACGATATAGAAAAAGATACCACCTACCAGATTTATTTTAAAGATATAAAAGGTATAACGGATCAGCCTGCTTTTCTTAAAAAAACAGATAAATCTCAGCCTCCCCGGCCGGTAGTATTTTACGGGCCATTTTGTTCGGATAACGGGAAAAATGCAGTACTGGTGCTTCGTTCGTTGGATAATAAAGATCGCTGGTTGGTACAGTTTAACCCAATTACCCGTAACCTGAAAGTTTTGGAACGCCAGCACGACGAAGCCTGGATTAACGGTCCCGGAATCGGCTATGAGGCCGGAGATTTAGGCTGGTTACCGGATAATGAAACTATCTGGTTTCAGTCGGAAGAAACAGGTTACTCGCACTTATATACTATTAATACCCGCACCAATCAGAAAAAAGCCTTAACGAAGGGTAAATACGAGGTTTCGGCCGTTCGGCTTGCCCGAGATAAAAAAAGCTGGTATTTCCAGGCAAATAAAGTACATCCGGGCGAATTGCATTTTTATCGATTACCCTTAAACGGGGGCGACCCCGAGCAGCTAACTTCTGGAGTTGGTAACCACGAGGTCACGCTTTCGCCGGACGAAAAAACCTTGGCTATCCGGTATTCTTACACGAACAAACCCTGGGAGTTATATGTAATGCCCAATCGTAAAGGAGCCAAACCGTTTCAAATAACCCATTCTTTAACCGAAGAATTTAAGGCTTATCCGTGGCGTGATCCGGAAGTTACCAGTTTTAAGGCCCGTGATGGGGCTGAAGTTTTTGCCCGTATTTACCGCCCGGCAGCAGCTATTTCAAACGGACCAGCCGTGGTATTTGTACACGGAGCTGGTTACCTGCAAAATGCGCATAAATGGTGGAGTCAGTATTTTCGGGAGTATATGTTTCATAACTTTCTGGCAGACCAGGGTTATACGGTAATGGACATTGATTACCGGGGTAGTGCTGGTTACGGCCGCGACGTGCGCACGGGTATTTACCAGTTTATGGGCGGTAAAGATCTTACTGACCAGGTGGATGGGGCTGGTTATCTGATAGAGAAGTACGGGGTAAATCCTAAAAAGATAGGAATTTACGGCGGCTCGTACGGCGGTTTTATTACCCTTATGGCCCTGTTTACGCAACCCGATGTATTTGCAGCCGGAGCGGCTCTCCGTTCCGTAACTGATTGGGCGCATTATAACCATGAGTATACTTCTAATATTCTGAATGAGCCTTTTACCGATTCTATAGCATACGTTAAAAGTTCGCCTATTTACCACGCGGCCGGTCTAAAAGGTGCGTTGCTCATGTGCCATGGTTTAGTAGATACCAATGTGCATTTTCAGGACATAATCCGCCTGACTCAGCGATTAATTGAGCTTAAAAAAGAAAATTGGGAATTGGCCGTTTACCCCGTCGAAGATCATGCCTTTACCGAACCTAGCAGTTGGACCGATGAGTACAAACGCATCTTTAAACTATTCGAAGCCAATTTAAAATAA
- a CDS encoding phosphatase PAP2 family protein, translating into MKNQFLLVIVFFQISLAGFSQAQSPYKTSFKVDAPIVGGGVAISGLGLYLISNKHGLEPNEIANLTKADVNAFDRFTAGNYSESANNFSDVPLYTSFALPLALIIDKKAFQNGPQILLLYTETMAVTGSIYAMTAGLVYRKRPLVYGTEAPLRTRTTKNANNSFFAGHVAATASATFFVAKVFSDFNPDSRLRPVVWGVAAALPASVSYLRLKAGKHFLSDVLLGYGIGTTVGILVPHLHKKNNQSGFSITPTYNRLEGNGVALSYTFK; encoded by the coding sequence ATGAAAAATCAATTTTTACTTGTAATTGTATTCTTTCAAATTTCGCTGGCGGGCTTTAGTCAGGCGCAATCGCCGTATAAAACTTCTTTTAAAGTAGATGCGCCCATTGTTGGTGGCGGAGTTGCGATAAGCGGCTTGGGTTTGTATTTAATAAGCAACAAACATGGTTTAGAACCGAATGAGATAGCTAACTTAACCAAAGCCGATGTAAACGCTTTTGATCGATTTACCGCCGGAAATTATTCAGAAAGCGCCAATAATTTCAGTGATGTTCCCCTTTACACTTCTTTTGCATTGCCTTTAGCTTTGATCATCGATAAGAAAGCCTTTCAGAATGGGCCGCAAATACTTTTATTATATACCGAAACAATGGCCGTTACCGGTTCTATTTATGCCATGACGGCTGGTCTGGTTTATCGGAAACGTCCTTTAGTTTATGGCACGGAAGCCCCTTTACGTACCCGAACCACCAAAAACGCGAACAATTCTTTTTTTGCTGGCCACGTCGCCGCTACAGCTAGCGCTACTTTTTTTGTTGCCAAGGTATTTAGCGATTTTAATCCGGATTCTCGTTTACGCCCAGTAGTTTGGGGAGTAGCGGCTGCTTTACCTGCATCGGTAAGTTATTTACGGCTAAAAGCTGGGAAGCATTTTTTAAGTGATGTACTCTTAGGTTATGGGATTGGCACCACGGTGGGCATACTAGTACCTCATCTGCACAAAAAGAACAACCAGTCAGGCTTTTCTATTACGCCTACTTACAATCGCCTGGAGGGGAACGGAGTAGCCCTATCGTATACTTTTAAATAG